GCTATAGTTGGCGCACGAAGCTCCAACGCGGCGTCGTTCAAGGCTTCGCCCCCAATCTAGTCGCCGCAGACCGCCCAACTGTGGCGAGCTTCCTCAAAGCGCAAGGTTACCACACGGGCATCGTGGGCAAGTGGCATCTGAACTTCCAGTATCTCGATCCTGAAACGGGTAAAGTGATACAGCGAAAAGGGAAGAAAACGCTCGCCCCTGTTGGCAGTAAGATTCCAGATGGACCAGTGGATCGTGGTTTTGATTATTACCATGGCTTCCACCATGCCGGTGACATGAAGGGCGTGATCGAAAACGACACCGTGATCGCGCACGAAGACGAAGTGAATATGCTGCCACGCATTACGCGCAAGGCGGTCGAATATATCGAAGCACGCGCGTCCGAAAAAGAGACACCGTTCTTTCTCTATGTGCCCTACGGTTCGCCGCATACGCCGATCGTGCCGTCGCCTGAATGGATTGGTCGCAGCGGTCTCGGGATCTACGGTGATTTCGTCATGCAGACAGATGATGGAGTGGGGCAGATTCTGGCCGCACTCGACGCGAACGGCCTGACGGAGAATACCTTGGTTATTTTTAGCAGTGATAATGGCACCTCCAAAGCGGCGGACATTGATGCACTTGCAGAGCAAGGACACATCGTCAGCGCCGGTTTTCGTGGTTCGAAAGCGGACCTGTGGGACGGCGGACACCGTGTGCCTTTCATTGCTCGCTGGCCGGGGCATGTGGCCGCTGGCTCGACTAGTGATCAGTTGATTTGCCTGACTGACTTGTTTGCGACAGCCGCAGACATCACTGGTGCCGCAGTCCCTGCAGAGGGTGCTGAGGACAGTGTTAGCTTTCTGCCGGCTCTGTCGGGGAAGGAAATCGTGTCGACCCGCGCAGGTGTGATTCATCATTCGATCAGTGGTCACTTTGGCTACCGTCAAGGAAAGTGGAAACTACTGTTGGCCAAAGGATCGGCTGGTTGGACAGGTCCCAAGGAAAATCAATTGACCAAAGACACGCCCAAGGCGCAGCTTTATGACATGGAAAATGATCCGGCGGAAACTACAAATCTCTACGAGAGTCACCCTGAAATCGCGCAGCGTCTGTTGGCGCAACTCGAAGCGGATGTTTTCAACGGTCGCAGTACCGCCGGCCCCGAGTCGAGTAATGATACCGACGCAATTGACCTCTGGAAAAGTGAAAAGAATTGAAACGAGTGAAACGAATTTGTTTCTGGAACTTCGTGCTATTGCTCAGTCTGTTGTCCGCGTTTGCCGAACCGGCAAGCCGACCGAATTTCGTGTTTTTGGAGACACAACCAGCAAGTCATAGAGCTAAAGTTTCCGATGAAACAGGAACTACGCCTGCAAAACGCTCCATGTCGCAGCACGAAAAAATAGTTAGTTGATCGCAATTGAATGCAAAAACTAGAATGAATCAAATGCGCGCAGAGAACTTCAGAATACTAGGATTCGGGCGAGTCATCAACCGACTCGCTACACTCCATCGCAGTATGGTTTATTTGACGATTGTAGGCATGCTGACTTCGAGCGTCTTCGCTGAGAGCCCACGCATCTGGAAGTCTCCGAATGGAACTTTTTCCGTTGAGGCGGAGTTCGTTGGCATCAAGAATGATGTCGTTCAACTACGCCGCACGGATAACAATTATACGGTATCGGTGCCCATGCGTCAGCTCTCGGCTGCCGACCAAGAATATCTTCAGCAATTTACAAAAGTAGAGAGGCACACCGCAGAGGTTCAGAAACCTAAAATATCTGCAGGGCATCGCGCCGAATGGATGGAAGGGCAGTGGGGCTTTCGTTTCAATATGCCAGGGATGATGCAGCCGGAAGCGCTGGCTAGTTTTGATGTGCGGGCCATGATGGATCAAATCAAGGTGCTGGATACGGCGGCATGGGTGCAAATCAATCTCACGCAAGGAGCGAACGGTTCTTTTTACACCTCACCCCATGCCGAACTGGCCAAGCATATTTCTCCCGACATCGTTCCTGAGCGCGACCTGTTTGGTGAAATGCTAGATGCACTCAATCGGCAAGGCTTCAAGGTGATGGTCTATTTTGCGTCAGAAGGCCCTGCTATGGGCAAACACCCCGACAAGGCTCTGCCGGGTGTCATCGAGAACTGGAAGGAATACGCCAAATCGCTTAAGATGACGCCTGAAGAAGCGGTGGCTGAGATCATCGTGAAAGAGTATTCCTTACGCTACGGAACGAAGATCGCCGCCTGGTGGTTCGACCATCCCAGTTTCGGCGACATCCCGATGCTGGAAAAGGCGGCGCGTGCCGGAAATCCGAATGCGGCCTTGGCCTTCAGTGTCAGGGAATTTTCGAAGCTCACTTCCAATGATGAATCCGACTTTACCGGCGGTCATCCTACTCCGATGAAAAAGCAAAAGGCGTCCACAGAAGAGAACGAAGTCGCTATTGAGATGATCGAGGAAGACAATTATATCGACGGTTCTTTGGCGCATTTCTTTCCACCCATGCAAGAGACTTGGAACTCCGGAGAGCCCGTCTTCGAAACGGAACAGGCCATCGATTGGACGCTGCGTGTTGTTAAGGCGAAGGGTGCCATCACTTGGGCGGTCGCCCTGGCGGATCCCAAAAAAAAGAAGGCGCCCCTGGCCACCTTTCAATTTAATCAACTAAAAGCCATCAATGAGGCCGTCCGAAAGAGTCGGGAATAATCTACGCCCCCCAATACAAAAGATGACATCAAGTAGATCAAACTTTGGAAAAGTAAATAAAAGGAATCCATCATGAAATTACAACAAGCACTCTTAGTCTCGGCACTCTCACTACTTGCAGTCTCGGGCTTGGTCGCGAAACAGAGGCCCAATATCATTTTCCTGCTGTCTGACGACCAGAGCACGTATTCAGTAGGCTGCTACGGCAACCCGGATGTGCAGACGCCGCAGATGGATAAGCTGGGTGCGGAGGGTATGATCTTTGATCGTCACTACGATACGACGGCGATCTGCATGGCGAGTCGGGCCAACATTCTGACCGGAATGTATGAATACAAAACCGGCACCAATTTTTTTCATGGAGACATGCGCCCCGAAGTCTGGGCCAAGTCGTATCCTGTCTTATTGCGCGAGGCTGGCTATCTCTCCGCATTTGCAGGGAAGTTCGGCCTTGAGGTCGAAGGCAAAGGTTTGTGCGAAGAGGACTTTGATGTGTGGGGTGGTGGCCCTCAGCAGACGAGTTACGAGACCAGTAAAAATAAATCGATGGCGAAGTATGCCGAAGAGTTTCCGCATTCAACTTTGTCGTATGGCGCTTTTGGGCGTGATGTGATCCGCGCAGCGGTTAAGCAGGACAAACCTCTGCTGCTATCCATTAGTTTTAAAGCACCTCATAAACCTTCCGTAGCGGACCCTCGCTTCGACCCTATCTATGCGGACAAAGTATTCACGAAGCCAGGCAACTATGGTCGTGAGCATGCGGAGGGACGTGCGCCACAAAGCAAGCAAGGGCGTCAATATGTTTACTTTTCGGACTGGGGCTATGACAGCAATTATGACGAAGTCATGCGCACCTATCATCAGCAGGTTTACGCCATTGATGTGGCGATTGGGATGATTCGCGATGAACTGGAAGCTCAAGGAATTGCAGACAATACCGTCATCATTTTCACCAGTGACAACGGCTACATCTGTGGCTCACATGGATACGCTTCGAAGGTGTTGCCGATGGAAGAAGCCTCACGCGTGCCCTTGATGATTTACGATCCACGCGTTAAAACTGCAGGGCAGGGCCTCCGCACGCAAATGCTCACAGGGAACATCGATTTCGCGCCCACGATCCTGGAGCTCGCAGGGGTGCCGATTCCTGAAAATATGGATGGCAAGAGTCTGCTGCCGATCTTGAAGGATCCCACAAAAGGCGGTCATGAGCAGTTGACGCTGATGAACACCTTCGGGCCGGATGCCACCAAAGCGATGAGCACGGTGGATGGGCGCTACAAATATACCTTTTGGTGGTATGGGGATGACGACATGGATCCCACCGAAGAGTTGTATGACTTAGAGAAAGATCCACTGGAACTCGTGAATCTCGCCAGCAACCCGGAGTTTGCACCTGTCATGGAGCAGATGCGTCAAAAATACGATCAAGGCTACGAGCATTTGGAACAGGAAGCCGTGGATTACAATGGCTATCAGAGATATGTGAGTCTTTTTGATCGCGAATTACCAATCGACCAAAAGCAGCTCGAAGAGAGCAGGCCAATCAATCGGAAGAATCCGCAGGCCAAGAAAACTAAGAAGGCGAAGAAAAACAAGAAGGACAAATGAGGAGCGTTCGAGCGCCATGGGAGCCGTTCGTTGCCTAGCTATTTGGATGTATTAGTCGGTGCATTCCATATTTGGCGTGTAAGGTTGGGAGTTCCGCCTTTAGGCGGTTACGTTGTGTAAGCGCGCATGTGCAGCGCCTTCCGCCTAAAGGCCAATGTCTTTAAGGATTGGTGACTTCTATAGTTTTAACAACTCGTTTTGACTGGGCAACTTTAGTTTTTGGCCAGTCTTTTGTGGGTTGTCGTAGGGTTCTGGGGCAAGTTCTAGGTCTTCGTTTTTTAATAACGGCATCATATATAAGATCATCTAAGAGTCGCTGTATCCACTGAGCCAGCGCTTGCGGGGTGATCAAGTCTGCACCGACTTGCAGTAGCTCGCACAGTGCGGCTGTCTTGTGCAAAACCTTGGCAAAGCTGATGCGCAAGGGCTCAACGCCTGCGGCAGAAGCGACGCTTTGGCGCTGCTTGGCGATCAGCGCGGCCGCTAAGAGCATCGCGAGCACTTCTTGGGCTGCGGTTTGCGGAGTGAGTGCGTCAAGTAGTTCTCCGCGGGCGTGCAGGTGGCTTTTGAGTTCTCGGAAGAATAACTCTTCCTCCCAGCGTGCGGCGTAAAGGGCGATCAGTTCTGTGGCTGGGCTGGTGGTGTCATCGAGCAGACTCGTCCACAAGCGTATTTGAAGACACGAACGGTGACCATTCTGGTCTTCATAGCAGACTCGACCATAGATCTCACGTAGTTCGAGTACCCCCACCTTCTTGCGTGTGGATGGATCAATCGCTTTGACTTCGACTAGCCATGAACCATCCGCGAGTTGCCGCGTGCGCTTGGCTTTGAGATTAGACTTTATCCGAACCAGAACGTGACTGTGTGTGCGCCGGAGCATTGACCAGAGTCCCCAGATCAGCGAAGGATAACCGAACAGTCGGTCGGCTAAAAGCAGACTGCGCTCGGGCAGATCCTGCGCCGCAAACAGTTGCCGCGCGAGTGTCAACTCGCCCTCGCCTTGCCAGCCTAAACGGGTGCCCAAAGGTTGGTGCATACCCAATTCCACCAGGACAACTGCCAGCAAATGCGCGAAAGCAGGTTCACCGCTACCGCGGTTGCAAGCCACTTTTGAAGCCTGTTCATTAATGGTTCCGGTATTACGTAAATTGAAACGAGTCCCGTCGATGGCCACCAACCGATATGCATGATAAAAGGCCTGCACATCTCGCTCACGGTCGGCTAACGGACGTAGCGCGATAGGCAGTATCTCTTCGATCAGCTTCTCGCCAATCGACAAGGCCCGCTGGCTGAGCGCGCTGTCCGAGATGCGCACTCCGGATACCGCCTTGGTATTAGACGAGAAAGTACCCGAACGTGCCAACTCATGGTAGACCCTGGACATCAACCATTCCCAGCCATTTAACTTGGCTTGGCCACCACCGCGAGGACCGTGCTGCGCGAAAATCAGAGCGCAACTCTCACGGCTAAATAGCTCCTCAAAGGCAGCTGGAAAATTAGAAAACAACGGTAAACACAAGGAGGTGGATGCGCTCATTCATACAAAAGAAGCAATCGTCCTAAAAGGTACGAGTCTTAAATGATTGCGCTAACTAAAATCCAATCCTTAAAGGCATTGGCCTAAAGGCGGGACTCCGAACGGCTGTCACTTATGCTACATCTGTTCAAAGCTTACCAGTTATCGCGAAAACTATCACCTTGTCTATGAGCTGAAATTGATAAAAATTCGCGGTATGTATCGTTGGCGTAAAATGTCCGATGCGGAGAGGACTTCGATTCTTGATGCCAGGCGTGTGAAGCAGCAACCATGGCATTCGCCCCCACATCGAGAGGGGACTCATACGCGACAATTTTTATTAAATGGGGCTTGTTATGAGCACCGTCCGTATATCGGGCATTCTGCGGATCGGATGGAGACTTTCAGCCAGCAATTTTTGCAAATGCTACACGAAGAGGGGGCTACCGTATACGCTTGGTGTGTCTTGCCGAATCACTATCATTTTTTAATTCAAAGTCAGGGTATCTTGCGTGTTTTAAAATCGGTTGGTAAGTTTCATGGACGAACTGCCTTCATGTGGAATGGAGAGGAGTCACAGCGTGGACGGAAAGTTTTTTATCGTTCCGTGGAAAGGGAGATGCGTTCGGAGCGCCATTTTTGGAGTAGTTTAAACTATGTGCATCATAACCCGGTGAGGCATGGCTATGTCTCGAAATGGAAGGATTGGCCGTGGAGCAGTGCGAGTGATTTTTTGACTGCGACTTCTCAGACTGAAGTTCTGAGAATCTGGCAAGAGTATCCTTTGTTGGACTATGGTGAGGGTTGGGATGATCCCGAGTTGTAAACGGATACGTGCTGTATTCTGCCTGTAATCGAGCAATTAACCTATCGGCCTGAGTGCAAAAGGACCTGGGCAACGAATTGGAAGAGTGGTCGAGTGCGGGCATTACGGAAGTGAGTGCTGTGGCCATTGATGATACCTATGAACTCGTCACCTGTGCGGTAGACGTGTCCGGGGGCGTGACATCGATTTTCTTGCGCCTTGCAGTTGAGCAATCGCTATAGATGGATTGAGATATTTAACTGTTTTCTGCGTAATTACTATTCTTCGTCCGAGTGAGGATGCGTCGGTAGAATCCCAGTTTTATAGGCCTCCGCCACGGCGGAGGGGGCATTGACGACATTTAGTTTTTCGAAGATATGCGCGATATGATTATCTACGGTTTTGGAGCTAATCTTCAAGCCCTTGCTGATTTCTTTCCTCGCCTGTCCCTGACTGATTAGAGACAGGATCTCCATTTCGCGGGATGAGAGTATTTCATTTCCCGTGGTCGGAGCTTTCTGCTTCTTGAAGTTGTGCAGAAGAAAGTTCGCCATTTTAGGATCCAGCGAGGCTCCGCCTTCCATGACGATTTGGATGCCGGATTTGATTTCCTGGGCGGATGCGGATTTTAACAAATAGCCGGCGGCTCCTCGTTCGATGGAGCTCAGGACATCGGCCTCATTTCTAGACTGTGTGAGGATGATGATCTTTGTTTTCGGCACGTATTCCGTGAGCCAATGGATGGCCTCGATTCCTGACATCCCGGGGAGGTTGAGATCGAGCAGGATCACATCGGGGATTTGCTGAAGATTTGGACTCTGAAGGTGGCGTAAGGCTTGTTCAGCGGTTCCGAACTTGTCGATGAGTTCCAGCTTCGGGTCGTCTTCAAAGGCAAAGCTGATCACGTGTCGATACTCGGGGCTGTCTTCCACCAGTAGGACTTTGATTTTCTGAGTCATAGTGTTTATGGGAGCTATTTGAATAGCCGTGTTTGTCGGGTTTTAAGCTTGAGGGATATGCAGGTTCCGCCGGATTCGGATGGCTCGACGGAAACCTGCGCGCCGAGTAGTTTGGCACGGCGTTGAAGTGAGGCGGGCACGGTATGTTTTTCGCCGTTGGACAGGCCGCGTCCGTTGTCACTGATGTTGAGCTGAATCTCTTGTGCACTGGCGGTGAGCTTTATCCGGACCTCGGACGCATCAGCATGGCGGTTGATGTTGATCAGGCTCTCTTTGAAAAAGAGGAAGAGGTCGCCTCGGGCTTGTGGCTTCAGGGCGTTTAGGGATTCTTCACCTTCAATTTCAAGTGTGTATTTGAGGTTGGCGATGATGCGCCGGGCGGTGTGTCTGAGGTCGGCGGGCAAGTCGGCATGTATCTCCTTGGCGGTCTGCGAGTCGATGCAATAGCGGGTGGCTTCACTGGTGCGGTCGGTGAGCGATTTAATTTCATCGACGGTGCGAAGCAGCTTTTCCGGCGAATCGAGAATGTCTTTGAGATGAGTTCCGAGGAACCCGATGGCATGGAGGTTCGCGCCGAGTTCGTCATGCAGATCGGCGGCAAAACGTTCCTTCATTTGGCTGGCCTGCCGGATGCGGAGGATACGGTGAATTAGGATGCTTAGGCCGATGCCGGCTGCAAGTAACGCGGCGAGCCAGCTCAGGCGCCTGACGATAATCTTCTGGCGCGCGTATTTCAGATTCAGCTGATGTTGCACCAGAGGCAGGGCCTTCTCCAGATCATTGCGTCGGGCGAGTTGGTTCATCCACTGGCGGATGGGCAGGATGTCTCCATAAAGATTGCGGCCGTCGGTGAGACTGGAAAAGGCGCGAGTGGGGTTGAGTAGAGGGAAGTTGGCGGTGACCGCTTTTCCTTTCGCCACGTTTTGTCCGCCGGAAATTAGTTCGATTTCAGAAAAACCAAAGCGGGCTTCGGTGATACCTTCATAGTCATTGGTATAAGGGACTGCCGCAGTGACACGAATATAGCGGAACGGGATGTCGCCCCGCAAGCGATGCATCATAATCGGGCCAGTTTCGTAAACGGATTTATAGCGCAGGTCGAGGAGCCGGACAGCATCGGAGAAGTCGGCCTGATTGGAGCCGTCGATATGCATGAGCCTCGGGATTCCGAGGTCCTTGGAAAAAGCCTGAGGAACCGTATCGCTCTGCTCTACGGCATGTAGGTGGATGTAATCGAGCGAGCGTGGTGCTTCCAGGTCGATGGTGAAGAAAGCCTCCAGTTTCGGGGACATTGTGCTGATGACGGCGATGCCCGGTTTTCCCTGCGCGGCGTCCATCAGATAAGGCACGAAACCGTCCACCAGGTATTGGGGAACGCGCGCGGGGTTGGAATCGGTCGAAGAGGTGGAAACCGGTTGATGCAAGGCGACGTTGTCGGGGCCATTGAAGATCATGATCTCCGACAACTCCAGATAGTATTGATGGTCGAACTGGCGTGGGGACAGCTGGGTGGCATTCAGCCTGATCCAGCTGGCTGTGGTGCCGGGGGGGCAAACCACCACAAGTGGAGCCCGGCGGGGGAGCAGTTGATCCTGCTCTCCGTAAGAAGCGATCACGACGCCCTCGGGATCGGACGAGGTGCCGACAATTAATTGAAATTCCTGCGGTAACCCCTCCGCCTGGAAGCCGGATTGTGCCGCGCGCCAGATGGCGGGAACCAGCACTATTTGGTCGATCGGACTCTCCTTTTCGAGTTTGATTTGAATCCATTCAGTGTGTGACGGCTCGGGGTAATCTCTTGACCTGAAGCCGATGGATCCGACCCCGCTGCGCAGTCTATAGCCAGCGAGTTCTTCCAGTTCGGCTTGGATGGCATCCCGTTTCATCTCTAGTTGGGAGATTGAAGCTTCCGCAGCAAGCTGGGGGGCGGGAAGAAGAGATCCAGCCAACAGTAGCAGAAGACTATAGATGGAAAGGGCCAGTTTCATGGACTCAACGTTCCAGTTTGAAGCGCCGTCCACAAGCCATTTTGATGGAAATTTGGTACTGCGACGGAGGGCATGTTTATGGGGGTAAAACACCCATAGACGACTCGTCAGTTTATTGAGATAATCTAGCCGAGTAGATTACAAACCGGCTGCGCGATCACCGCAGATCAATGTGATCTACAGCAAGCTAACGTATCAATCCTTAATAATCCTAAATCAAATGAATACACTTAACACCCAAATTCGACTACTGTCCGCAGTGGCAGCCGTCTCCTTATTCGCAGCGAGCTTTGCTCAAGCCGAAGAAGTGCTTCTAAATGACAGCTTTACCACCAGTGCCGTAGTCGAAGAAGCTCTTCAATTTAATGATCTGGACTCAAACGACTGGCGCGCCACCAGTGGAACGAATTGGGCAATCGCGTCTGGTAATTTGACTAATTCTGGTGGCGGGACAAATGCACAGGATGAGGGTGGTCTTGGTAAGTTGATCGACCTCACTGGCATCAGCGACACTTCCCTGAATCAGCTCAAACTGGATGTGACTTTTACCACGGCCGAGGCCGGTGAAGAGTTGTATGTGCACATCCGCGGCTTCATAGGCTCCGCGCCTGCGGACACTACGGACTTCATCAACCGTAATGCCACCGCTGGTAACTTGTGGGATCTTACCGGGACTGCGTTTACAGCGACGACCAATAAGATTAATCTGAACTCGGGCATCGGATTCGACGCCTTTGACAACACCACCGCGACCAGCGCAGTTGAATTGAGCGACGGAGACGCCGGCCTGCACAACTTCAGTCAGACCTTTGATATGTCTGGATACGCAGTCAACACTATCGTGGGATATGACTATCTGGTGCTTGCCTTTACTCGTGATGAACTTGGCACAAGCCCAAGCGTTTCGATCGCCG
The nucleotide sequence above comes from Coraliomargarita algicola. Encoded proteins:
- a CDS encoding sulfatase family protein; translation: MKLQQALLVSALSLLAVSGLVAKQRPNIIFLLSDDQSTYSVGCYGNPDVQTPQMDKLGAEGMIFDRHYDTTAICMASRANILTGMYEYKTGTNFFHGDMRPEVWAKSYPVLLREAGYLSAFAGKFGLEVEGKGLCEEDFDVWGGGPQQTSYETSKNKSMAKYAEEFPHSTLSYGAFGRDVIRAAVKQDKPLLLSISFKAPHKPSVADPRFDPIYADKVFTKPGNYGREHAEGRAPQSKQGRQYVYFSDWGYDSNYDEVMRTYHQQVYAIDVAIGMIRDELEAQGIADNTVIIFTSDNGYICGSHGYASKVLPMEEASRVPLMIYDPRVKTAGQGLRTQMLTGNIDFAPTILELAGVPIPENMDGKSLLPILKDPTKGGHEQLTLMNTFGPDATKAMSTVDGRYKYTFWWYGDDDMDPTEELYDLEKDPLELVNLASNPEFAPVMEQMRQKYDQGYEHLEQEAVDYNGYQRYVSLFDRELPIDQKQLEESRPINRKNPQAKKTKKAKKNKKDK
- a CDS encoding response regulator transcription factor codes for the protein MTQKIKVLLVEDSPEYRHVISFAFEDDPKLELIDKFGTAEQALRHLQSPNLQQIPDVILLDLNLPGMSGIEAIHWLTEYVPKTKIIILTQSRNEADVLSSIERGAAGYLLKSASAQEIKSGIQIVMEGGASLDPKMANFLLHNFKKQKAPTTGNEILSSREMEILSLISQGQARKEISKGLKISSKTVDNHIAHIFEKLNVVNAPSAVAEAYKTGILPTHPHSDEE
- a CDS encoding PEP-CTERM sorting domain-containing protein; translation: MNTLNTQIRLLSAVAAVSLFAASFAQAEEVLLNDSFTTSAVVEEALQFNDLDSNDWRATSGTNWAIASGNLTNSGGGTNAQDEGGLGKLIDLTGISDTSLNQLKLDVTFTTAEAGEELYVHIRGFIGSAPADTTDFINRNATAGNLWDLTGTAFTATTNKINLNSGIGFDAFDNTTATSAVELSDGDAGLHNFSQTFDMSGYAVNTIVGYDYLVLAFTRDELGTSPSVSIADITLTAIPEPGTYALLAGLTGLVFVMVRRRR
- a CDS encoding arylsulfatase, with protein sequence MKKYLFKTVATCLASLALATSAFATEKPNIVFILCDDLGYGEIQALNPEHGKIKTPAVDQLAAEGMIFTDAHSGSAVCTPTRYGLMTGRYSWRTKLQRGVVQGFAPNLVAADRPTVASFLKAQGYHTGIVGKWHLNFQYLDPETGKVIQRKGKKTLAPVGSKIPDGPVDRGFDYYHGFHHAGDMKGVIENDTVIAHEDEVNMLPRITRKAVEYIEARASEKETPFFLYVPYGSPHTPIVPSPEWIGRSGLGIYGDFVMQTDDGVGQILAALDANGLTENTLVIFSSDNGTSKAADIDALAEQGHIVSAGFRGSKADLWDGGHRVPFIARWPGHVAAGSTSDQLICLTDLFATAADITGAAVPAEGAEDSVSFLPALSGKEIVSTRAGVIHHSISGHFGYRQGKWKLLLAKGSAGWTGPKENQLTKDTPKAQLYDMENDPAETTNLYESHPEIAQRLLAQLEADVFNGRSTAGPESSNDTDAIDLWKSEKN
- a CDS encoding SHD1 domain-containing protein, with protein sequence MRAENFRILGFGRVINRLATLHRSMVYLTIVGMLTSSVFAESPRIWKSPNGTFSVEAEFVGIKNDVVQLRRTDNNYTVSVPMRQLSAADQEYLQQFTKVERHTAEVQKPKISAGHRAEWMEGQWGFRFNMPGMMQPEALASFDVRAMMDQIKVLDTAAWVQINLTQGANGSFYTSPHAELAKHISPDIVPERDLFGEMLDALNRQGFKVMVYFASEGPAMGKHPDKALPGVIENWKEYAKSLKMTPEEAVAEIIVKEYSLRYGTKIAAWWFDHPSFGDIPMLEKAARAGNPNAALAFSVREFSKLTSNDESDFTGGHPTPMKKQKASTEENEVAIEMIEEDNYIDGSLAHFFPPMQETWNSGEPVFETEQAIDWTLRVVKAKGAITWAVALADPKKKKAPLATFQFNQLKAINEAVRKSRE
- a CDS encoding sensor histidine kinase; translated protein: MKLALSIYSLLLLLAGSLLPAPQLAAEASISQLEMKRDAIQAELEELAGYRLRSGVGSIGFRSRDYPEPSHTEWIQIKLEKESPIDQIVLVPAIWRAAQSGFQAEGLPQEFQLIVGTSSDPEGVVIASYGEQDQLLPRRAPLVVVCPPGTTASWIRLNATQLSPRQFDHQYYLELSEIMIFNGPDNVALHQPVSTSSTDSNPARVPQYLVDGFVPYLMDAAQGKPGIAVISTMSPKLEAFFTIDLEAPRSLDYIHLHAVEQSDTVPQAFSKDLGIPRLMHIDGSNQADFSDAVRLLDLRYKSVYETGPIMMHRLRGDIPFRYIRVTAAVPYTNDYEGITEARFGFSEIELISGGQNVAKGKAVTANFPLLNPTRAFSSLTDGRNLYGDILPIRQWMNQLARRNDLEKALPLVQHQLNLKYARQKIIVRRLSWLAALLAAGIGLSILIHRILRIRQASQMKERFAADLHDELGANLHAIGFLGTHLKDILDSPEKLLRTVDEIKSLTDRTSEATRYCIDSQTAKEIHADLPADLRHTARRIIANLKYTLEIEGEESLNALKPQARGDLFLFFKESLININRHADASEVRIKLTASAQEIQLNISDNGRGLSNGEKHTVPASLQRRAKLLGAQVSVEPSESGGTCISLKLKTRQTRLFK
- a CDS encoding transposase, translating into MIKIRGMYRWRKMSDAERTSILDARRVKQQPWHSPPHREGTHTRQFLLNGACYEHRPYIGHSADRMETFSQQFLQMLHEEGATVYAWCVLPNHYHFLIQSQGILRVLKSVGKFHGRTAFMWNGEESQRGRKVFYRSVEREMRSERHFWSSLNYVHHNPVRHGYVSKWKDWPWSSASDFLTATSQTEVLRIWQEYPLLDYGEGWDDPEL
- a CDS encoding IS4 family transposase, with amino-acid sequence MSASTSLCLPLFSNFPAAFEELFSRESCALIFAQHGPRGGGQAKLNGWEWLMSRVYHELARSGTFSSNTKAVSGVRISDSALSQRALSIGEKLIEEILPIALRPLADRERDVQAFYHAYRLVAIDGTRFNLRNTGTINEQASKVACNRGSGEPAFAHLLAVVLVELGMHQPLGTRLGWQGEGELTLARQLFAAQDLPERSLLLADRLFGYPSLIWGLWSMLRRTHSHVLVRIKSNLKAKRTRQLADGSWLVEVKAIDPSTRKKVGVLELREIYGRVCYEDQNGHRSCLQIRLWTSLLDDTTSPATELIALYAARWEEELFFRELKSHLHARGELLDALTPQTAAQEVLAMLLAAALIAKQRQSVASAAGVEPLRISFAKVLHKTAALCELLQVGADLITPQALAQWIQRLLDDLIYDAVIKKRRPRTCPRTLRQPTKDWPKTKVAQSKRVVKTIEVTNP